From the genome of Miscanthus floridulus cultivar M001 chromosome 10, ASM1932011v1, whole genome shotgun sequence, one region includes:
- the LOC136485290 gene encoding protein LIKE EARLY STARVATION, chloroplastic-like isoform X2, whose product MRASAPPRPPPPPRRAAAAAGGRTWTCGGRRWSGSGGRRSSRAGSRRRRPPLRRTRLPRPGPPWRTCGGGRRGSRRCCGCPGRSATACSAARSSTAPRPPSPPHAPCSRSHLPPRRRPRPRRRRRWRRRPRWDRPRPALLGDRIGAPGRRRGHSCRPRRKQSVIHSVPDSGGSSPSKQSSSKLGTPGPDFWSWLPPVQDSSKQKESSTGLKPSKKMDTFSSQPDLLMEKELSADSLTLPFETAFFKKKEDRSLPPFQSFAEPENVDSKADLAADKKDTFEEQFSKNAAEVARALSESAEKSSHGIHLDGSMWWKETGVEQRPDGVVCKWTVIRGVSADGAVEWEDKYWEASDRFDHKELGSEKSGRDAAGNVWREYWKESMWQDYTCGVMHMEKTADKWGQNGKGEQWQEQWFEHYDSTGKTEKWADKWCSLDPNTPLDVGHAHVWHERWGEKYDGFGGSTKYTDKWAERSEGDGWSKWGDKWDEHFDPNGHGIKQGETWWAGKYGDRWNRTWGEQHNGSGWVHKYGRSSSGEHWDTHVPQDTWYERFPHFGFYHCFENSAQLRSVKRQPPPRK is encoded by the exons ATGCGCGCTTCcgccccgccgcggccgccgccgccacctcggcgggcggcggcagcggcggggggTCGTACCTGGACATGTGGAGGAAGGCGGTGGAGCGGGAGCGGCGGTCGGCGGAGCTCGCGCGCCGGCTCCAGGAGGCGCCGCCCCCCGCTGAGGCGGACGCGCCTCCCGCGCCCGGGGCCCCCGTGGAGGACGTGCGGCGGCGGACGGCGCGGTTCGAGGAGATGCTGCGGGTGCCCCGGGAGGAGCGCGACCGCGTGCAGCGCCGCCAGGTCATCGACCGCGCCGCGGCCGCCCTCGCCGCCGCACGCGCCGTGCTCAAGGAGCCACCTCCCGCCTCGCCGCCGTCCCCGCCCCCGACGCCGCCGCAGGTGGCGGAGACGGCCAAGGTGGGATCGGCCGCGGCCGGCGCTGCTAGGGGATCGGATCGGAGCTCCCGGCCGGCGGCGCGGGCACAGCTGTCGCCCTCGGCGGAAG CAATCTGTGATTCATTCAGTGCCAGACTCTGGGGGCTCATCTCCTTCAAAGCAGTCAAGTTCCAAGCTTGGTACTCCAGGTCCAGATTTCTGGTCATGGTTACCTCCAGTACAAGATAGCAGTAAACAAAAGGAAAGCAGTACTGGCTTAAAGCCATCCAAGAAAATGGATACCTTTTCCAGTCAGCCTGATCTGTTGATGGAAAAGGAACTATCAGCAGATTCTTTAACACTCCCTTTTGAGACAGCTTTCTTCAAAAAGAAGGAAGATCGATCTCTTCCTCCTTTCCAATCATTTGCTGAACCTGAGAATGTGGATTCCAAGGCTGATCTGGCTGCTGACAAAAAGGATACCTTTGAAGAACAGTTCTCAAAAAATGCAGCTGAGGTGGCTCGAGCACTTAGTGAAAGCGCTGAGAAATCATCACATGGAATACATCTAGATGGTTCAATGTGGTGGAAGGAAACAGGTGTAGAACAAAGGCCTGATGGTGTAGTTTGCAAGTGGACCGTAATCAGGGGAGTTAGTGCTGATGGTGCTGTTGAATGGGAAGACAAATATTGGGAGGCCTCAGACCGGTTTGATCATAAAGAATTAGGTTCGGAGAAGTCTGGGCGTGATGCTGCGGGCAATGTTTGGCGGGAATACTGGAAGGAGTCAATGTGGCAG GATTACACATGTGGGGTTATGCATATGGAGAAGACCGCAGACAAGTGGGGACAGAACGGTAAAGGGGAGCAGTGGCAAGAGCAATGGTTTGAGCACTATGACTCGACCGGTAAAACTGAAAAATGGGCTGATAAATGGTGCAGCTTGGATCCAAACACACCGCTGGATGTCGGTCATGCCCATGTTTGGCATGAAAG ATGGGGCGAGAAGTATGATGGCTTTGGTGGCAGCACAAAGTACACCGACAAGTGGGCTGAGCGTTCGGAGGGCGATGGATGGTCTAAATGGGGTGACAAGTGGGACGAGCACTTCGACCCGAATGGCCATGGCATCAAGCAGGGGGAGACCTGGTGGGCGGGCAAGTATGGGGACCGGTGGAACCGCACCTGGGGTGAGCAGCACAACGGGTCTGGGTGGGTGCACAAGTATGGGCGCAGCAGCAGTGGCGAGCACTGGGACACGCACGTCCCGCAGGACACGTGGTACGAGCGATTCCCGCACTTTGGGTTCTACCACTGCTTCGAGAACTCGGCGCAGCTCCGGTCCGTGAAGAGGCAGCCGCCACCACGAAAATGA
- the LOC136485290 gene encoding protein LIKE EARLY STARVATION, chloroplastic-like isoform X1: MAASNAASVSVFSSAPRLLLLRRRGGASASAQHRNARFRPAAAAAATSAGGGSGGGSYLDMWRKAVERERRSAELARRLQEAPPPAEADAPPAPGAPVEDVRRRTARFEEMLRVPREERDRVQRRQVIDRAAAALAAARAVLKEPPPASPPSPPPTPPQVAETAKVGSAAAGAARGSDRSSRPAARAQLSPSAEVPDSGGSSPSKQSSSKLGTPGPDFWSWLPPVQDSSKQKESSTGLKPSKKMDTFSSQPDLLMEKELSADSLTLPFETAFFKKKEDRSLPPFQSFAEPENVDSKADLAADKKDTFEEQFSKNAAEVARALSESAEKSSHGIHLDGSMWWKETGVEQRPDGVVCKWTVIRGVSADGAVEWEDKYWEASDRFDHKELGSEKSGRDAAGNVWREYWKESMWQDYTCGVMHMEKTADKWGQNGKGEQWQEQWFEHYDSTGKTEKWADKWCSLDPNTPLDVGHAHVWHERWGEKYDGFGGSTKYTDKWAERSEGDGWSKWGDKWDEHFDPNGHGIKQGETWWAGKYGDRWNRTWGEQHNGSGWVHKYGRSSSGEHWDTHVPQDTWYERFPHFGFYHCFENSAQLRSVKRQPPPRK, encoded by the exons ATGGCGGCCTCCAACGCCGCATCCGTATCCGTCTTCTCGTCCGCGCCCCGCCTGCTCCTGCTCCGCCGCCGCGGGGGAGCCAGTGCCAGCGCGCAGCACCGCAATGCGCGCTTCcgccccgccgcggccgccgccgccacctcggcgggcggcggcagcggcggggggTCGTACCTGGACATGTGGAGGAAGGCGGTGGAGCGGGAGCGGCGGTCGGCGGAGCTCGCGCGCCGGCTCCAGGAGGCGCCGCCCCCCGCTGAGGCGGACGCGCCTCCCGCGCCCGGGGCCCCCGTGGAGGACGTGCGGCGGCGGACGGCGCGGTTCGAGGAGATGCTGCGGGTGCCCCGGGAGGAGCGCGACCGCGTGCAGCGCCGCCAGGTCATCGACCGCGCCGCGGCCGCCCTCGCCGCCGCACGCGCCGTGCTCAAGGAGCCACCTCCCGCCTCGCCGCCGTCCCCGCCCCCGACGCCGCCGCAGGTGGCGGAGACGGCCAAGGTGGGATCGGCCGCGGCCGGCGCTGCTAGGGGATCGGATCGGAGCTCCCGGCCGGCGGCGCGGGCACAGCTGTCGCCCTCGGCGGAAG TGCCAGACTCTGGGGGCTCATCTCCTTCAAAGCAGTCAAGTTCCAAGCTTGGTACTCCAGGTCCAGATTTCTGGTCATGGTTACCTCCAGTACAAGATAGCAGTAAACAAAAGGAAAGCAGTACTGGCTTAAAGCCATCCAAGAAAATGGATACCTTTTCCAGTCAGCCTGATCTGTTGATGGAAAAGGAACTATCAGCAGATTCTTTAACACTCCCTTTTGAGACAGCTTTCTTCAAAAAGAAGGAAGATCGATCTCTTCCTCCTTTCCAATCATTTGCTGAACCTGAGAATGTGGATTCCAAGGCTGATCTGGCTGCTGACAAAAAGGATACCTTTGAAGAACAGTTCTCAAAAAATGCAGCTGAGGTGGCTCGAGCACTTAGTGAAAGCGCTGAGAAATCATCACATGGAATACATCTAGATGGTTCAATGTGGTGGAAGGAAACAGGTGTAGAACAAAGGCCTGATGGTGTAGTTTGCAAGTGGACCGTAATCAGGGGAGTTAGTGCTGATGGTGCTGTTGAATGGGAAGACAAATATTGGGAGGCCTCAGACCGGTTTGATCATAAAGAATTAGGTTCGGAGAAGTCTGGGCGTGATGCTGCGGGCAATGTTTGGCGGGAATACTGGAAGGAGTCAATGTGGCAG GATTACACATGTGGGGTTATGCATATGGAGAAGACCGCAGACAAGTGGGGACAGAACGGTAAAGGGGAGCAGTGGCAAGAGCAATGGTTTGAGCACTATGACTCGACCGGTAAAACTGAAAAATGGGCTGATAAATGGTGCAGCTTGGATCCAAACACACCGCTGGATGTCGGTCATGCCCATGTTTGGCATGAAAG ATGGGGCGAGAAGTATGATGGCTTTGGTGGCAGCACAAAGTACACCGACAAGTGGGCTGAGCGTTCGGAGGGCGATGGATGGTCTAAATGGGGTGACAAGTGGGACGAGCACTTCGACCCGAATGGCCATGGCATCAAGCAGGGGGAGACCTGGTGGGCGGGCAAGTATGGGGACCGGTGGAACCGCACCTGGGGTGAGCAGCACAACGGGTCTGGGTGGGTGCACAAGTATGGGCGCAGCAGCAGTGGCGAGCACTGGGACACGCACGTCCCGCAGGACACGTGGTACGAGCGATTCCCGCACTTTGGGTTCTACCACTGCTTCGAGAACTCGGCGCAGCTCCGGTCCGTGAAGAGGCAGCCGCCACCACGAAAATGA
- the LOC136489253 gene encoding protein FAR1-RELATED SEQUENCE 7-like, producing the protein MRNDGDSQQHQELQQPGNDALSKAVAVDHLKPVVGMMFDTLTDVENFYKSYAHEAGFSVRVGQHKKQNDKILFKRYYCSREGYRKENIKNVIDESGKKRDA; encoded by the coding sequence ATGCGGAACGACGGCGACAGCCAACAGCACCAAGAGCTGCAGCAGCCAGGGAACGACGCCCTCTCTAAAGCCGTCGCCGTTGATCATTTGAAGCCTGTGGTTGGAATGATGTTTGATACACTTACAGATGTGGAAAATTTTTACAAATCGTATGCACATGAAGCTGGTTTCTCTGTTCGTGTTGGTCAGCACAAGAAGCAAAATGATAAAATATTATTCAAGCGTTATTATTGTTCAAGGGAAGGGTACAGAAAGGAGAACATCAAAAATGTTATTGACGAATCCGGAAAAAAGAGAGACGCATAA